The following nucleotide sequence is from Xiphophorus maculatus strain JP 163 A chromosome 22, X_maculatus-5.0-male, whole genome shotgun sequence.
CATCGGTGGGCAAAGAGAATTTGCTGTTGCCTTCTGTGGTTGCACAATGTcacagttggtagagctgttgcctggCACCAAGAAAGACTTGTGTTCAAATCCTGATCTTGGGGGCTTCCTGTATGGAGTTTGTGTGTTCTCCTTGTGCATGTATGGTCTCCCTCCTTGTACTCTGGCTTTCTCCCACAAGTCAATAAGCAGACTGTGAGAGCGTGTGTGTGATTCTATATCCTATGTGTCTCTGTTGGACTGGTGTACCCCTCCCTCTTtcccaatgactgctggagataggcaccaaccTGTCTGCCACCCTGCAAGGGTAAGTGggtatagacaatggatggatttaATTCGATCATACCTTATTAATTCCAGAGCGAAATTAAATAGTGTTGTACATGCTCAATTCTGAGGAAGTCTATTACTGTAAGAGTCAGAatcaaaatttcttttaatgtcATTGTGCACGAataaagcacaacaaaattgaaaaaaatagcaaCTCTCGCAGAAACATAGACTGCTGTTATATAGCAGTCTCAGGAGAAGGATGATTAGAGTTGTCTgcaattttcttgattttaccAAGAATCGTTCTTTGGAGAATTTCCAGATGTTCAGTAAAACCTATGTTCATTGTGCACATGCTCTTTGGACAGTATAAGAACCAAGCAATTATTCTTCCCACCATTTATGGATGCAGTTCTCTTAAACAGCTGTATCTGCTTGTGATTGCAGCAACTGACTGGTTCTCTGCTAGCAGTGGCATTCTTGACTTCATTTGGGAGCTCTATGTTGTATGGCTACAACCTGGCTGTGGTCAATTCCCCTGCTGCAGTAagatatacacacacacacacacacacgcctacacacacttCACAGAAAGTACACTCACATTCAGAATGTACCTGTCAGAAGAATTATGCCAGCTAAAGCCGCCAACACTATGTTGAATACATGACGATCTGTCTGCCATTATCAACAAAGGACAATAACAAtatatgtaatgttttttctaCCTGATCCTCAGGGCCCACTGTCATTCATATTTAGATATTCTAGCATTCGGTGGAATATACAATGGGATCAGGCCAAATTTGAAAATCACtcttaaattaacaaaataaatatttggacaAAACAGATAGCTAGCTAGTcagatatatagatagatagatcccATTGGTGAAATTGTCACTTCTGTCTGCAGTGCTGTTTTCACATGTCATAATTATTTGTCTTAAATCTctctaaaaacaagaaaaagattaGACATTACAGAGGAAAACGTTGCCATTGACAACAAAGCGCCTGGATCTTTTCTGCTTGTGCTTTTGCAACATTGCAAATACACGATTTCCTTTTCAACTGTTATCTGGTTGTCGTCAAGTTCAACGCGTTCAATATCTTGTTTTAAtgtgcaattttattttgatcacTAACTTCACTGCCACTTTGCTCTTCCAGTACATCAAGAGTTTCTACAACAAAACGGTTGTGAGTCGTAATGGGACAGGACTCAGTGGGGAGACGCTGACGCTCATGTACTCTCTCACTGTGTCCGTCTTTGCTATCGGAGGTCTGCTGGGCTCCCTCATTGTCGGTATGCTGGTTTCTCGCTTTGGGAGGTAAGATGTTTCCTAAGGAGCAAATATTGAAATCCCCCTACAGGGAACTTTTTCTGCCATATttcgagagcacacattttcagtctgcaCCCAGTACAACACTTGCCAGGTGATGGTGCATTTTTGTTCCAAAAGCAAGCAGAGAATGTTTCATAAGCGAGCAGAGAGTTCTGCAAGAGCGCAAGGACAAAGGTTTGAGTACaaacattacaagttttgagaagaaagacatgaagtcctgctgtctgtgtgctcttggattatggcaggaaAAGTCCTCCATAGTCTATCCCTTTATGATCAGCAGGATAGTGCTCTATGTTGCATAGATCTaatcatttcaaactttttttcttgaaaatgacCAAGGAATCATCCATACTGCCAGTTTTTATGAACACAAACCCGTTATTCTTAAAATCTAGAATTCTTAAATTTGAAGATCTGGTGGGATTTAAAATTGATGAAATTATGTTTAAGGCATAATTAAACCTGAgctcaaacaggaagtgtttttTGAAAGAGAAGGGGGATATAACTCAAGGGGTTACTCAAACTTGCTAATGTTATTTCAATATCTGGAAACGTTGACCCACATGGACTGAACAGCTTCGTTCACGTTCTTCGCCGCCAtagctaaaactacaggcagactacaattctgaaATGGTGCAGAAAATTGacatcatcgttcacaactccGCCTTCTGGCTAGCTGCCAATCAGGCTGATTGGCCCAGCAGAAATTCAGCTGGAGAAAGCTAGCCTGGATGAGGTGTTTATGCTCTTCTGGAGTAACTTTGGTAAACTAGCCACTCATGAAAAGTTTCAGgcctgttttatgttttcttcatttgagGACAGAGGCTGATGCTGTGGTTTGCTGGAGGCAAAAAACACCAGAACCAGGCTAATGTGTTGGTGGCaaaatttaaccaaaaaaagTATCTAATCACGTTTACGTCCTAATTTAACGAGGGCAAGGTTTGTTTGGACAACCTTTTTCCCTAATAAGTAAATACGTCTGTCTATCTATCACAATGTATGAGCAACACAAGATTGATTGAgacaacaatttaaaataaataaaaatcatttttcaaataattaagcTGAAcaaattattgtatttaaaacattttccagactAATTTCATGCTAAAATTGTTAATAGTAGAATAAATCTGATTCTGACCAATCATAGCAACTTTTTCATCAAGTCACTGATTCCACTGAGATGcatcacagaaaaacttttcaaCTTTCTTCCATCAAACTGCCAACACACGGAAAGTTACATTTAGAAGTggattaaatgtttgatttattttaaaagtattgttttttcAACTTAATTCTGATTGGAGGATGTCTTTCATAGTTTGGGTGTTCAATTAAACTATAGGactgcaacaacaacaataataaattacCAAGTTGCGTTTTTCTTTAGAGCAATTTATGTTAGCCAGATGTTGCGGCTGCTCAGCGCCGTAAAACCAAATTACTTTAATGAGttaacatcaaaataaatctCACGGGGCAAATTGCTCATTGCTTATACAGTCGCACTGATCACGATGAATAATCCGTACCTGACAGCTGTGCGCCAGAGACGGGCGCCAAAACGACGCTGAGGATGAGAAAGCAGCACCTCCAGCGCGCCATGGTTCCTCCTGGCAGATCACCTGGAAAACTGGACTTGAGGGGGAAAACAGCCAAGCTGGAGCGGAACTCCATCAAAGCATCTCCGCTGCGTTTCGCTCCGGTTTGGATGTAGATGCTGGGAATGTTTTCATTCACAGCTGGGAAGGCAAAGCAGATGCAGCCGTTTCGTTTCCCTCTTTCAAAGATGACAAACTTCTGCTCCAAAgttgttccttttctttctttgtggtCAACAAACCTCCAGTTCGTCCACAATTAAAGCACGATAAGCTTCCGTTGCACCTAGATTAGGTTGTACAAAGTCTATTTCTGGCTTCAGAGGGAGTATTTTAAACCAGCCTGCTTCCCGACGTTTTACCTCTCTTCAGACATTTCCCGCTCTGACTTTCTTTAACCCCCTCTCCTCTACAAAACATCTAACCAGTTGGAATTTTACTATAGCAACTctcaggataaaaaaaatctatttattttgattcttCACTTgttaaatcagatgtttttgataaaaaagtttcatttaatgttaataaaaaagtCATATCAGCTGATATTCCAGTTCAGATATTCCAAGCAGTACCGGTCCAAACTCATGTGAGGCCCGAAGCAAATGTCATTTGGGGGCcaacttttatttaaacccACCGAAAACCACAGTCTTTCCaaaatttcacagttttttttttgttgttgcaataaaacagcaaaaacataaaacatttccaagtatttctggtctagtttgtggtgtaaatatcttatttaaaactttaaataaggcaaacctaacttacaagtaaccctttcagcaagatataggaacttgttttaagttaatcatttcttaatatttatgagaaattatcagtttcactttcagattatttcacttataacattttgtccatgttatattttaatcaatattaaggaattatttactgaaaacaagctcctatatctttctgaaacGTTATGtaaattagctttattttatttcaagtgcacaaagatatttgtaatagaaactatatcaaaaatacttggtacgattttgtgtttttgcagtaaattcCTAATTttattgaagtatttttatatatttttgcaatagTTTGTCCCCACTCTAGTGGAAAACAGAGGATTACCGATTGCTGTGTTGTTTGTACTTATTTGTGACAGTTagtgactttttgttactcaCCATATTGATCATGGATAATAATTTGATAACTAGTAAAACTGAGGCAGCATTAGAAGAAATAAATACTTCCCCCTGCTAGTGGGAGTTAGCATACCTAAAACCGAGTGATTTTGACAATATTTTGCTGATGAACTCAAAAATTTCAACTCAAAACTTTTTCTGAGATCAGAtaggatatttttttatgtcttctttGCTTTTAATTCATGAATATATaattacacataaaaaacattcagcaaaTTTATTGACAAATTAACTGAGTTTGGATTCAGTTTGCAtgttaatgcaaaaacacatgttgtttttacatgcgtttttgtacattatttgattttatttagttgtttattttaggaTTCTTCATAGGATCAAGAAAATTAGGGACAatcctgaccatcctcttcatcagaTTGTCTTGGGAAGGTGGAGCAtccatcttcagtcagaggcttcttcaggttCAGTGTGGTACAGAGTGTTTCAGGAGATCTTTTCTGCCGACAGCCATATTCAATGGCTCTTTGAAGAATGTTGATGGGCTATATTTAAtacagtgcttctcaattccagtcctcaggtccccctgctctgcatgttttagatgtgcctctataccagaacagctgattcaaatgattgcatgacgtCTTCTCCAGCCaacaagtactgcagaagcctgttagtCACCcaaagattcaatccaggtgtgtggcagaagggaaacacctaaaacatgcagggcaggggggcctgaggaccggaattgagaaacactgggctataacaacatttaatttccatttgggatcaaaaaagtatttctgaaactgaactgaatgaagaagaaagtgaataaacaatatatagaaaaaagaaacccCAGATGAAAACACTAAAGTAAAGGCTaatctgtaataaaaataaaaagcccacgaaactcaaaagaaaaaacaacaataacaaaagttCTACCCAACAGGCCTGATAAGTGCTCTCTTCCCAGACGCAGGGAGCATCTATTGCTGCCTGCGTCAAAACGAAACTTGGCTTTTCAACTGTCTTCTTCTCTAGGGGTAGATTGGAGAAATAGTTCCTTAGGAGAGTGGCCTGGAAAGCTGTGTCTTGTTGGATCCAGGCATCAACTGTCTCCCGGGACCAATCTTCCAGTGCTGCCTTCGTGAAAGCAACACATGCCTGTTCAGACTCGACTGTCTTTTTCGCTGAGGGAAGATTGGCTAAATCGTTCCCTCGGACAGCGATCTGAACAACGCTCTCTTCGCGGATCCAGGCTTCAATTACGGCCTGGGTCCACTCTTCTATTACTGCCTCCGTCAAAAAGTTTTCAGACTCGTCTGCCTCCTCTGAGGGAAAATTGACTAAATCGTTCCCTCGGACAATGGTCTGAACAGCGCTCTCTTCGTGGATCGAGCAAACAGTTGTGGCCTGGGTCCAATCTAGTGCCTTTGTCAAAGAGTTTTCACACTCTACTGTCTCCTTCTCACTGGGAAGATTGGCTAAATCATTCCCTAAGACAGGAGTCTGGACATCGCTCTCGTCATGGGTCCAGTCTTCATCCATTGCCGTCTTCATCAAATCAAACGTTGAGCTTTCGGACTCAACTGCTGGGATTGTTTCCTTTTCAGCATTCTCAGAAATCCAAACTTCCCCAGCTGGGGACTCTTGCTTCTCCGCCGAGGAAGGCTCCCCtgaaacttccccagccggggaaGTTTCAGAGAGGAAAGCATCAAAATCATCCTGGTCAGAGATCGAAACTTCTCCAGCCGGAGAAGCTTGCTTCCCAGTCAGGGAAGACTCGCGAAGAACCTCCCTAGTCGAGGAAGGTTCAAAGAGGAAAGCATCAAAATCGTCATATTCAGACTCAGTGCTCTCGTCCTTAGAGATACTTTCCTCTGAATCGCTACCGGGAAATACTTTGTCAAAAAGCTTCTGCATTCCAGTGCTAACCAAATATCCGACCCCAAAACCAAGGGGGAAAAACATGCCGACCAATAACTTGTTCATAATGAAAAGATTCGCTAGACGCAATGTTGCTGTTCGAAGAGCTGACTGAATATGAACTGATGATTTGAAATGCAAGCCCTCATAACCTCACACGTTCTTTGATCTTTTGACCACATCACAGATGAGGTCATAGCTACAATGACCTCACTGTAGTTCTGAGGCAAAGTCTTGTTTCTGCTCGTTTCTATGGAAACGATCAGATCAGTTCCACATGACCCAAAaaattgaccctttgcaactgcGTCACTTAATCATTGGAGGCGCCATGACAGACGTCGGAAGTGAGGGACGGGAGTatatagtttttaaaagttgtttggagtcggtgtgttttttttttattgtttaaaataattaatagcTATGATAGCAGTTTGGATAAGCTTTCCAGCAAAAAGGCGTTTAGCGATTTATGATGAATTAAATGCGCTGATACTTCACTAACAGCACCGAGTGGAGCGAGGGCTCGAAGATGGCGGCTCTATGTGACGTCACCGACAACAGGCCGGAGCGGTCCATGAggcttttattctgtttatatgCCTGTGGTTTCTTTGCTAGctgtttggacattttctggTCTGTTACTAGCTCGCAGCGggttctggttttagttctaatAGTTCATgtagtgaaaacaaacaaacttaagaGTTGTTCGAGTTCTCCAGAGCCGAGCATGAACGGTGAAGAATTAGCACTTTGCTCGGTTCACTTTCAAACTACTTTGGtagttgtttgaaaaaaaaaaaaacaacccaaaacagACTGGTTCCGACAGGAAGGTGAAACCCATaatagcatagttagcttaccTGACTTTCCAGTGTTTTCCTCTTCATGGCAGactcctctcctccccctcaGCAGGTTTTCACCTCAGCTCCAATTAAAGACGGTGTTTAATTTCCTAAAATGGCCTTATattgttttatcttaaattttgGGGGGAGTTTTTATCGTTAAAAAGCTCCCTGTGAAGCTTCTTCTGGTCATTTTCTCTTACAAGTGGTGCCAATCAGAATACTCCAGGCTGCACTGCAGCTGTCCAGATGGTGCGTTTGCTGCTTCAGGACATTCGAGCACCACTCTGCCACACATCGtttcccagtcaaaaacaactcAACATACCGtggacatttttaattcaaaaataaaacgcagctgcataaaataaaactgactgaaGCAGGACAAGCGGCATCTAAgataaaactgtacaaaaatgtcaacgttttgcatttaagatagaaaaaaccttctttgtccATAAATATGTTCTACTCAGAACTCCTGAAGTGTCATAGTTATATCTTCACTTGGTCCAAATATagtaaaaaactaattttttaaatcaaattaataatcagcatACCAGCCCTATTTGatgttacaaaaaaagaaaatcgcctcggcttttcacatttttaagcattttttagcTGCAAGTGCTCATTATTTGctgcaaatgtttatttattttttttatcttttatgaatttaatgctaaataaaataagtttaagtggttaaatgaataACTTTGCAGAATGCgcagacttttaaaaatcaattaaatatgGCCAATcttcttaaaaaaagacaaaactcaaatttttaagaaaaactctTAGCTTAACTTAAACTTAGCAAGAGAGTGTTAAGATTAAtgtggtacaaaaatatgtcttttgcattccttgttcatgtgagtgattttatacttctatcatgtttgaaataaataaataaataaatgaaaataaggaGATCACAGTTAGCCACATTTGGGTTGCTGAGtgaatattcatatttatatatctttatgtttctggtTTCATTTTCAGGAAGGGTACAGTGGTCAACACAACAGTGCTGGTGTTTATGGCTGGCTCCCTTATGGGCTTCAGTAGGATTTGTGGTTCACCCGAAATGGTCATCATTGGCCGCTTCATCACAGGGATACATTCAGGTACctgtacatacacacacacacacacacacacacacatacacgcataCGTACAACACACAAGTCCACATGTGTGCCTACTTATCCTGTTATACATCAGCTGAAAAAAAGTCCTTTAAACATGACATTATGAGTTCTACTTTATATAATTTCATTTCATATCAGGGGTTCTATTTGTTGTGTTAGTGTAACGGGTACCAGGGTTCCGGACCCGTCAGCAGCAGATGAAGCTGACAAACAGCATGTAAATGAGCACAAGGGAGACGCAGTCTGTGTTACTCCAATTTCTCTCAGCTTATGAGAAACGGCAGAGCAACAGGCAGCTCAGAGTCTCCATGCGCCACCTAGTGGTGAAACACCATTACTACACCCATCGTCATTAACcccataaacatttaaagaaatgcatgctCCTTTTTGTCCTACTGTGGGCACACACCAGTGGGCATCCCATCAGTGGAGAAGCAGCAGGTGGCAACTTTTCCTATAAATGGTTGTAATATTCATATCAGTCGAAAAGAGAACAAAGTTGAAGCCCCTCATCAGTGATATGTTTTCTGCTCTCTTAGTCAGACGTGATGAAACGCCTAGCCTACTTAGAGGAACGCTGCTTTTTGAAATGAACAGCAGAGACGCCGCCTGCGCTTCAGAATTGCACAACATGCTGCTGTATATCTGTGACAAAGCTGGCATAACAGatcagttacatttttgtaaagtcATCTACATTCTGTTTTTGTGGTTGTGAAGAATTCACGTGTTTATGTCAGGCTTACTGACAGCTACTCATTAAGTAAAACAATGTTCTTATTCAATGTCCGATTGAATACAATAGGACCGTAGAAGCGGCATAAAAACTTCTACATGTAGCTTCAACGTGGATGGACGACATGTGCAGGAGTCAAATATGGATTTTCTCTGCTTGTGTCCCCGCAGGGATCTCTCTCAGTGTCGTACCGATGTACCTTGGTGAGATAGCGCCAAAGAACCTGAGGGGATTTCTGGGTCTTGTTCCGAGCATCTTTATAGGAACCGGGGTCTTTGCTGCCCAAATCCTCGGCCTCCATGAGCTCCTGGGAAAGGTAGCGCAAATGCTTCTGCTGACAACGATGCCCCGTCTAGGATGTTAATAGATAAGAAAGAAACTTAAACTGTAAGATTTTCACCTTTTCCGAGAGGTTACAGTCAGCAATTGTTTCCACATGacaacagacagacagacagaagccAAGATAAACCAAACCTTTCCTGTAATGCTCACTCTCCCATGTTAAACAGCTTCAGATATTTTTGGCTTTCtaattagcttttaaaaacCTTTGACACGActgtcaattatttttttcgTTGTTTAGCATAAAATTGTAAATTCGTGTTGTATGAATTTACCAGTAGTTGCTAACATTGTAATAACTGAGCGCAAACTGAACTCCCCCCGCCCCATACTGAAATAGCCCCCCACCACTATACCTGGTGGAATAATTTCAGGGAAATCTCCCTTCTTAACTGAACCATTAGACCTTTTCCATTATAGAGTATTTCTCCcatatatttcaaaaacagtATATAACATCCTGGTGTGAAAAATGGCACTACGAGATATTTATTTCCTTATCAAAATGTCCTCCCTCTGATATTAGTATTGCACTCTTGAGGGTGTTTACACAGATCTCTCTCTGATCCTCTGTGTTGCTGCTTTTTCAGGAGGAGTATTGGCCTCTTTTTCTTTCGGTGGTGGTGGTGCCAACGttcatccagctgctgctgctgccgtggTTCCCAGAGAGCCCTAGGTACTTGCTGATTGAGAAGAACAATGTTCATGCCACAATTACAGGTCAGTATTGTTGCATTGCTTCTGTCCCTACAGAAATGGTGAGAGTCTAAATTAGAAAAGGCATCATCAAGTCCATACAGCTGTGATTCTTGTAATGTAGGCACTTTACAAGGAAAAAGGTCAGTTTAAGGCAATCATCAAAAGTTGCATTTAATTCAAAAGAtttgatgtttcacaaaatcTTCCTTTTCCCCCCTCATGTTCATATGAAGGGATTTTTTTCACCAGTGCGTTCAGTGTGCAACAGTGGGATAAAGCACTAAAGATAGCAGATTATTACAGTGAAAACTTAAGCAACTGGGATCTGATGAAGTTTTTGGAAGGACTTTATTTGActgggtgtgcataagactgacatgacactgtcgtAATCATGAAGGAGCCTTCATAAATGTTTACTACTGTTGTTATGAAGTGTCATtgggtaaataatgacattttcagtgcaaatttgcattaaaagtccattaaaatggtcaactttgcattaaaagtgtcgttatttaccgaatgacgcTTCGTGACCGCAGTCGTCAACATTCATGAAAACTCCTTCATCTTTATGACAGGTGTCAGTCTTgtgcacaccccgtcaaataaagtgttagattttttttaagttacactTTAAAACACTCCATATTGAATGCTTCTACGCGCATCACTGAAAAGATTTAGTTCCACAGGAGCCACAGCCACTGAGAAACAAGATAAGACTAAAGACAAAACACCATTACGCTTGACCAAATTTTAACATGATGATGCCAAAATCGGTAGAAAGgatcagaagtaaaaaaaaaggtaatacACAAGTGGAATTTTTCAGGTGTTTGGTGAGTTCTGTATGTTCCCGGTGTTGACTTGTCACACGCCGATGGGATTCAGCTCTCTGTCTGATGCTTTTCAGCTCTCAAATGGTACAGAGCCAAGTGTGACATCCAGGCTGAAATTGAAGAGATGCAGGAAGAACAGCGCTCCCTGTCCTCCGTGGAAATGCTGTCGGTCTGGAGCCTGTTGCTGGACGATTCAGTCCGATGGCAAGTGTTGAGTGTGGTGGTAATCAACATTGGCATGCAGCTATCTGGGATTGACGCTGTAAGTACTCTACGCATCTTAAGAAACGATACGGGTCAAGATTTTTCAGCGTTTCACGCATCTCTGTAAGGTGCTTAGCAACAATAGAAACGATCTTGAAGCATTAGGACTGTCGAAGACTGGTGTGTCAAAGAATTAGCATCTCTGGATAAGACAAGATTATGTGGCGCTACAATAACTTCAAAATGTAAGGTATTTCTTGGAGTGTTGTTGGAGAAGTACAACTGTCGCACATTACagtaaaattctaatttttacacttgctaaaaaaaacaaaaatctctccAAGTAGCTTAAGAAAGTGAACTCTGATTAGTTCAAACGGACACAACGTCTTGGTTTTGTGTGTCAGATGGACCGTCTGCCATTGTGTCTTCTCTTCACCATCACACTCAGCAGCCCACAGATGTTGGAATTGTCATagagtgtgtttttattattattattattattattattattattattatttggacCAAATTACAAACAAGAACTTGGGATTGTCATTGAATggatcatgaaaaaaaaatcaaaaagacaaTCCTTTTATTAGATTAGAAATGAACAAGATGAGGCTGGAGGTGGAGCTCTCACACTTTGTCCCTATAGTGTAAAGGACACAGTGGGAGGTTGCAAGAAAACCTCTGCGCAGGAAAAGGCCCCCTCCTTTATAGACAATGTAATGGAGGCGGTGAGTTGAGGGGCGGTGTGTTTTGTAGCTACGCAAATgcgtggatgtgtgtgtttgcacgtAAGTAAGCCCATGGACACTGCTCCAGAATCCCCCTCAGCCATGGTCCTTGATAAGTGATGGAGCGTTTGATCAGCAGCCTTGGCAGCACTTTGGGTCAAGTCCACAGATGTCACGGGAAGGGTACGAGAGTGGGAGCGGAGCATCTTGTTTGCGTAACATCCAGGAGAATTTGAGATAGCTCAGCCGTCCAAAACACAGGGGGAGCCAGTTCAGATAACAATGATCGTTTTGTATCAAACCCCACTCCGTTAATTTTGCATCTGCCTTGGAGTCTCACTGGTACATCTCAATGGCGACTCCCAAAACAGCCACATGTTTGTTGTCCGGTCCCTCCGAGCAAAGCTGGTAACTTCTCCAAAGTTTTCAGGAACAACCACTGCGACTCTCTGAGCGTTCGCTGCTCTGCACGTTCCCTCGTATGAGCCGGGCAGCTTCTCAAACAGCAGCTGACATTTTACGAAATTTGTTTATATGCCAGGTTGACTGCCAAATCCAAAAGGAAGAAATCCTGTTATCAAAAGTCCAATCACGTTCACCTCTTCAACATCCTAGACAGACAGTATGTGGACAGATACTTCCACTTCCCCCAGGAATCCATCGCGTGTCCAACAGCCAGTGTCCCATCAGGACAAGAAGGCTATCCTTTCCAGTTTTCTTGTcaagaaaatttgatcaattgcgTTGAGAGACCAGCTGACCAGATCCATAATTTGCAATTTGGAAGATATGAAAAGAGAGACTCCAAGAAAGAGCACAGGATCTAGAGCAGGGTGGGTGAGATTGTATATTTTCAATCCTTCTCTCACCACACCAGCCTCTTTACTCCTCCCCGCAG
It contains:
- the LOC102229463 gene encoding solute carrier family 2, facilitated glucose transporter member 9-like; this encodes MAEEILIPSSGKITSQLTGSLLAVAFLTSFGSSMLYGYNLAVVNSPAAYIKSFYNKTVVSRNGTGLSGETLTLMYSLTVSVFAIGGLLGSLIVGMLVSRFGRKGTVVNTTVLVFMAGSLMGFSRICGSPEMVIIGRFITGIHSGISLSVVPMYLGEIAPKNLRGFLGLVPSIFIGTGVFAAQILGLHELLGKEEYWPLFLSVVVVPTFIQLLLLPWFPESPRYLLIEKNNVHATITALKWYRAKCDIQAEIEEMQEEQRSLSSVEMLSVWSLLLDDSVRWQVLSVVVINIGMQLSGIDAIWFYTNDIFKNAGIPVPEIQYTTAGTGVIEIIAGLIGCFTIEKVGRRHLMIGGFTMMGICSAGITLALILQVKLLFMRYVSVCCVVGIIAGFCIGPAGVPFLITAELFKQSHRPAAYIVGGSLNWLSNFTVGFVFPFLQMSAGSYCYLVFATVCFSVAVYVYIVIPETKNKTFMEISRMFSKKESILETQGLFHVDQLKLKKMNGYGGLEHTSLEFDSSSSVP